Below is a window of Pirellulales bacterium DNA.
CATCATCCACGCGCCATGCCAGACCCAATCGCACGGGTTCGCCCGCCGGCTGAATGCTCATTTCTATTGGTTGTTCGTTGGCGGCGCGCAAAACTTTGATTGGCACAGTGCCCTGGGTGGCCAACACCAACTGTCGCAATTGCTCCACGCCGGTTAGTTCGCTGCCGGCGTAATTCAGGATGCGGTCGCCCATTTTCAAACCGGCTTTGGCCGCGGCGCTATCAGGGGCAACCGCCGCGATTTGCAGCACGCCTTGCCTGGATTGGGTTTCGTCCCACGTGATGCCCAATCGTCCGGCCGGCGAGGGCGCGAGTTGTTCCACCAATGGCTGCGAGGCGGGCGACTCAGACCGGGCGGCCGTGCGGAATTTCGGCCGGGCCGTTTCGTCGGCCAAATCCAGCGCGGCGCGGAACAGGAGCTGACTCACGGTTTTTAGCCCGGCCGAGTTGATTTTGTCGGCTTTGTCGCTGGGACGGTGATAATCTTCGTGCAAGCCGGTGTGCAGCATCAGCACCGGAACGCCGGCGGCAAAAAACGGTTGATGATCGCTGTCGGCCTTCATCAGCCAATCGAAATCCAGCAGCAAACCGGTTTCCTCGTTGTCGCGGCTGAGCAGTTGCCGCCAGTCGTAACTGCTACGGCCGCCGTAAACAATGACTCGGCTGTTTCGCAACCGGCCGATCATGTCGACATTCAGCACGGCCGCCACATTGGCCAGCGGCACCGTGGGGTGATCGATCCAGTATTTTGAGCCCAGCAAGCCTTCTTCCTCCGCATCCCACAGTGCGAACATGACGCTGCGCTTGGGGGCCTGGGGAAGTTGATTGAACGCATTGGCCGTTTCCAAAATGCCAGCATCGCCGCTGGCATTGTCGTCGGCCCCGTTGTGAATTTGCCCCAGTGGGCCGAAACTATTGGACGGCTTGCCATAGCCGATGTGATCGTAGTGGGCCGTGACCAGGACGAATTGCTTTTTGAGCTCCGGATCGCTCCCTTCAATCCAGCCCAACAAATTTCGCGAGTTGGCTCCGAATGGTTGGTAATAGCCACCCCCCACGCCGCCGCCGCGCAGCTTGAGCCGTTGGAATTGCTCTCCTAAATAAGTTCCCGCAGCGCGGCCGCCCCGGGTTCCGGTTTCACGCCCTTCCAACGCATCGTCGGCCAGCACGTTGACGAAGTTTTGAGCATCGTCCGCCGTGATGGTTTCCATGGCGGATTTCGCCACCGAAAGATCGGCCGCCAACAACCGCGATGGCGCCGGCCCCGCAATTAATTCTCCAAAAAAGAGCCACCCGACTCCGCCGAGAATGATGGCAGTCCGGCGGACAAAGTACGGCTTTGTTGCTTGTTTAGAGAGCTGGCGTGCGGCGCACGATGTTGCCATGAAAGGCTCCAATCAATCGGCAATTCTGTGGGCGGCTGAAACGGACTGCGCGGGAAAGGTTTATCGTCAAAGATACACTACAAAACCGGCAGCGTGTCCCAGACCTGCTGCCGGTCGGTGATATGGATGAGTAAAATCGCCTGCTTTTAGAATCTGCCGCGCCTAAAGCGTGGTGGTCGTGCCGCCCGTGGTTGTGGTGCCCGAGGTCGTGGTCGTGCCGCTGGTGGTCGTGGTGCCGCTGGTCGAGGAGGTCGACGTACCGGTTTGGCCAGTCGCGAAATTAAAGGTTGTCACGTTGCTCACGGTAGAAAACAACGGCAAAGCGGTAATCCGCACATAGCGCCGATCGGCTGATACCACCGCAGTGGCAAATAAATTGGTGCCTTCGGGCAAGACCGTAATCACGGGTTGATAGCCCACGGCCCCGGCGCGGAAAAACGGGAAATTGAACGGCGTCACGGGGGCATTCCCGGCGCCTGCGCCGGCGTCCGGCAAATCGCTGGCGGAGCCGGA
It encodes the following:
- a CDS encoding M28 family peptidase is translated as MATSCAARQLSKQATKPYFVRRTAIILGGVGWLFFGELIAGPAPSRLLAADLSVAKSAMETITADDAQNFVNVLADDALEGRETGTRGGRAAGTYLGEQFQRLKLRGGGVGGGYYQPFGANSRNLLGWIEGSDPELKKQFVLVTAHYDHIGYGKPSNSFGPLGQIHNGADDNASGDAGILETANAFNQLPQAPKRSVMFALWDAEEEGLLGSKYWIDHPTVPLANVAAVLNVDMIGRLRNSRVIVYGGRSSYDWRQLLSRDNEETGLLLDFDWLMKADSDHQPFFAAGVPVLMLHTGLHEDYHRPSDKADKINSAGLKTVSQLLFRAALDLADETARPKFRTAARSESPASQPLVEQLAPSPAGRLGITWDETQSRQGVLQIAAVAPDSAAAKAGLKMGDRILNYAGSELTGVEQLRQLVLATQGTVPIKVLRAANEQPIEMSIQPAGEPVRLGLAWRVDDAEPDAVLLVGITPGSPAEHAGLQLYDRIYEVNGRRFSSSDEFRQLTNSLASPLELLTETRGKIRPVTVERLEIVTGAAAPEKATPASAASSATPSSPLPAMAQQ